From the uncultured Fibrobacter sp. genome, one window contains:
- a CDS encoding DUF5683 domain-containing protein, which yields MRKFSFIACVASLLAVQSFAQPRDLFAEFEAEAEAHEQSSAAVASSSSVKASEPAEKPAPVSSAAAPSSSSVKAPASSSSVKVPEPAEGPASSSSAAVPSSSSVKAPAPVSSSSVASSSSIKAPEPAEGPLSSSSETLAPAAAEDSSAVAADSALVDSTENSSSSMTPEEFYAAEMKRHNEENRIRDSLAMVSSSSSVAAPSSSSMSRRELLGPVKVSKVNGIDEMKGRYKSPRKAMFLSLVIPGSGQLYVGGSTFTYTRGAVYLALEAALWGSWYYFSVHKYNQQVDKYKKYAKNHFSIGRYENEMRELYYADALNYESEFRRRYFGSRETFCEGIFRDASMHGCYDKSRLFYGDVDYKNDFVNKPQNLGKEMDKIDFDSPADVYQLIADDAYVLGWDDVGDDRPGATALNLAFSDSATVVLGESENQKEYRSLRSKANDYADMQAWFFGGLILNHIVSAVDALFTANAHNKTLYEEDLSWYDHLHFDSGVTFVDGFGVNVQASWGF from the coding sequence ATGCGCAAGTTTTCTTTTATAGCCTGTGTGGCAAGTCTTTTGGCGGTGCAGTCCTTTGCTCAGCCGCGTGACCTTTTTGCAGAATTCGAGGCGGAGGCCGAGGCTCACGAACAGTCTTCGGCCGCGGTCGCATCTTCTAGTAGTGTCAAAGCCTCTGAACCTGCCGAAAAGCCCGCTCCGGTTTCGTCTGCTGCGGCCCCGAGTTCCAGCAGCGTCAAGGCCCCTGCAAGCTCTAGCAGCGTCAAGGTCCCTGAGCCTGCCGAAGGGCCCGCATCTAGTTCATCGGCTGCAGTCCCGAGTTCCAGTAGCGTCAAGGCCCCTGCGCCTGTGTCGAGTTCCTCGGTTGCGAGCTCTAGCAGTATTAAGGCCCCTGAGCCTGCCGAAGGTCCGTTGTCGAGCAGCTCTGAAACTCTCGCGCCCGCCGCAGCTGAGGATTCTTCCGCGGTTGCCGCAGATTCTGCCCTGGTGGATTCGACTGAAAATTCCTCGAGCTCGATGACTCCCGAAGAATTCTACGCCGCCGAAATGAAACGCCACAACGAAGAAAACCGTATCCGCGATTCCCTCGCCATGGTAAGTTCCTCGTCTTCTGTGGCTGCCCCGTCGTCGAGCAGCATGAGCCGTCGTGAACTGCTGGGACCGGTGAAGGTTTCCAAGGTGAACGGAATCGACGAAATGAAGGGCCGCTATAAGAGCCCGCGCAAGGCGATGTTCCTGTCGCTTGTGATTCCGGGTTCTGGACAGCTGTATGTGGGTGGCTCTACTTTCACCTATACCCGTGGCGCCGTTTATCTCGCTCTTGAAGCCGCCCTGTGGGGGAGCTGGTATTATTTCTCGGTCCACAAGTACAACCAGCAGGTGGACAAGTACAAGAAGTACGCCAAGAACCATTTCTCTATCGGTCGCTATGAAAACGAGATGCGCGAACTGTACTATGCCGACGCCCTGAACTATGAGTCTGAATTCCGTCGCCGCTACTTTGGCTCCCGTGAAACGTTCTGCGAAGGCATTTTCAGGGATGCGAGTATGCACGGTTGCTATGACAAGTCCAGACTCTTCTATGGCGACGTGGACTACAAGAACGACTTTGTGAACAAACCCCAGAACCTGGGCAAGGAAATGGACAAGATCGATTTCGATTCCCCTGCCGACGTTTACCAGCTGATTGCCGACGATGCATACGTCCTGGGTTGGGATGACGTTGGCGACGATAGGCCGGGGGCAACGGCCCTGAACCTCGCCTTTTCCGATTCGGCGACGGTCGTGTTGGGTGAGTCTGAAAACCAGAAGGAATACCGCAGCCTGCGAAGCAAGGCGAACGATTACGCCGATATGCAGGCGTGGTTCTTTGGCGGCCTGATTCTGAACCATATCGTATCGGCCGTAGACGCCCTTTTCACGGCGAACGCCCATAACAAGACGCTCTACGAGGAAGACCTTTCCTGGTACGACCATCTGCATTTTGATAGCGGGGTGACGTTTGTCGACGGCTTTGGGGTGAACGTTCAGGCGAGCTGGGGATTCTGA